The proteins below come from a single Pleuronectes platessa chromosome 3, fPlePla1.1, whole genome shotgun sequence genomic window:
- the LOC128437107 gene encoding voltage-dependent calcium channel gamma-5 subunit produces MSLCGRKVLTLVSSVFAVCSLGLLGIAVSTDYWLYLEEGVILPLNQSTEVRMSLHSGLWRVCFLVGEEKGRCFTIEYVMPTNVQITSESTVSVLKMIRSATPFPLVSLFFMFIGFVLSNIGHIRPHRTILAFVSGIFFILSGLSLVVGLVLYISNINDEMLNRTKTNDAYFSYKYGWSFAFAAISFLLTEAAGVMSVYLFMKRYTAEEMYRPHQGFYRPRLSNCSDYSGQFLHPDAWAGRGRSASSISSDASVQMNASNYPVLLKCPDYEQMSSSPC; encoded by the exons ATGAGCCTATGTGGCAGGAAGGTGCTGACGTTGGTGAGCAGCGTGTTCGCTGTTTGCTCCCTCGGCCTGCTGGGGATCGCCGTGAGCACCGACTACTGGCTGTACCTGGAGGAGGGCGTCATTCTCCCCCTCAACCAGAGCACCGAGGTACGCATGTCCCTGCACTCTGGTCTCTGGAGGGTTTGCTTCCTGGTTG GGGAGGAGAAAGGTCGATGTTTCACCATCGAGTATGTGATGCCCACCAATGTCCAGATAACATCCGAGTCCACTGTTAGTGTTCTCA AGATGATCCGCTCGGCCACACCTTTCCCTCTGGTCAGCCTCTTCTTCATGTTCATCGGTTTCGTGCTCAGCAACATCGGCCACATCCGACCTCATCGCACCATCTTGGCCTTTGTTTCTGGAATCTTCTTCATCCTGTCAG GTCTGTCTCTGGTCGTTGGTCTGGTCCTGTACATCTCCAACATTAATGACGAGATGTTGAACAGGACCAAAACCAACGATGCCTACTTCAGCTACAAGTACGGCTGGTCGTTCGCCTTTGCTGCCATCTCCTTCCTGCTCACTGAG GCGGCCGGTGTCATGTCGGTGTATCTGTTCATGAAGCGCTACACAGCAGAGGAAATGTACCGTCCCCATCAGGGCTTCTACCGGCCCAGACTCAGCAACTGCTCTGATTACTCCGGCCAGTTCCTCCACCCGGACGCCTGGGCCGGTCGAGGCCGCAgtgcctcctccatctcctccgaCGCCTCCGTCCAGATGAACGCCTCCAACTACCCCGTCCTCCTCAAGTGTCCGGACTACGAACAAATGTCCTCCTCACCATGCTGA